Within Spinacia oleracea cultivar Varoflay chromosome 4, BTI_SOV_V1, whole genome shotgun sequence, the genomic segment gtgctgggccttcgtctagcaagcctcgtccgatgctaattcgtacgatgtgcttccgattaaattcccgattccggaattcatttccgatacgaacaatatttaatatttccgattccggaattaatttccgtttcgaacaaatatttaatatttccgtttccggaattattttccgattccgataatatttccgattctgacaatatttccgtttccggcaatatttccgatttccggcaatatttccatttccgataatattttccgatacgtaccatgtttccgtttccggcaacatctacgacttggataatatttatatttccgatacgatccatatttccgtttccggcaatatcatcatttccggagtattcatttcttgcttagtgacgatctcagctcccactaaaaccaagatccgtcgattccgaatatccatagatggagtatttaatgccattaaatacttgatccgtttacgtactatttgtgtgaccctacgggttcagtcaagagtaagctgtggattaatatcattaatttccacttgaactgaagctgcctctagctaggcattgagctcacttgatctcactgaatttattaacttgtcaattaatactgaaccgcatttattagacttaacatagaatgcatacttggatcaagggcattatttccttcaggaaaaTGGGTCTTCCATGGGAGAGATGTGTGGTCAGGCAATATGTGAGTCAAGTTAAATAGCTTGAAGCCAAGGGTTCAGGCAGTATCATAGAATGAAGAATTAACTCCAAAAAGATCCCAAATTTCTTTAGCTTGGGGACAATCTCTAAGTACATGGAATGAATCCTCCATAGAGTGTTGATACCCCGAATGCACAAATTAGAAGAAATCATATGCCTCacaaatagacatctcttatgCAGAATATGATCTTGGAAATTGAgccaaaaaaattaattttatgaaTCATATCACATTTCCCAATCCAACTCTACGAAACAGGTTGGGATTGCTCCCTCCGAGAGAGGACTTGCAAAGCTTCTTTAAAATCAAACCTACCATTTGTAGAAAATTTGAAAATCATAAAATCATCCACGTGAGAGTTTTTGTTAGGCAAGGGGATAGAATGGCATTTATTAGCAATGTCTACATGGAGCACGAAAGACAAATGGGAAAAATTCCAACTAGCATTGCACACCAAGTTACGGACCTTCATATTCTCCTCACCCCAGATCAAAGGACCCGACATAAGCTCTCTAAGGGTGAACTCTCCCACCCATTTATCCTCCCAAACACACAGATTGGAATTGCTACCCATGGACTTCCAAAGATGGAACCCATAGGAGAAGGAACGAAAGAGATTATCAGATTTTGAGTACTTGTCCTTAATGATCCTCACTtccaaattgttttcttggtgAAGGACCCTCCACCAAAACTTCAGAAATATAAGCTCTAATAATATTCTATATTTAGGTATTATACTGTTAGCTAAATAAGTAATTGGAACAACTTAGATGGATAATACGTACGTACGAACTGAACACTTGTCGCGTCGTGGCcgaaccactgctctaaaagacaattctgCGCTACCTCCGGTGCAGTAGATCACTTGCGGTTGCCCTCTAGGGTTAACACGACACCAAGGATTATGTGCACTCACAAGCCTCGGTTGGAGACTAGAATATTTGCCAGAAAAATGAGAACAGTGTTTAGCGTTTGAGGGAGGATGCATAATACTTTCTGTGATTGTGTGTTTGTGAGAAACTGAAGAGATGTATTTATAGGGGAATTGTAACAGCCATAAAACGGCTAGTAGTGGGGTAACGGGAAGTAGTGGACATAAAAACGGTCAGTAAGTGGGAAAACGGGAAGTAGTGGATGTTTAGTGGGGCAGTTACAACAACATTAGTGGGGAATTAATTCTGAGAATTAATTAAAGCAACTttttaccaaaaagaataaccccGCCCACagaacccaccccacgcccgtgaaccgcattcgccaaggcccacggcccggcCCGCGCGTGTCTGTATTGTGTGTCTACTcatgccactcacatgctttcttaaacaaatgtttccctcaaaccccaaatataaacattgaaaGTAGTTGGTgttttcccatgtgggacttttcacATTCCCTTTtccccactcattttcttttgtattctcactaggatttccaaccTATTACCTACATTTAGTACAATAGTTTGACCTTAAAACTGAATATATACTAACTTTGACTCTAGTGATATTGATCGTAGGAGTGTTGTTGCATTAGGACACTTTACAACTTTGATTTCTTGATCTTAGTATACTTCCGTTTTGGAACTTTGGTtaaaaaaatccttcaaaaaaaaactttggttAAAAAAATACATAAACAAATTGAATACATGTGTGGGCAATTGGCCAGGCATGAGTAAAACATCCTAAACTTCCAACTCCATACCCACCGACCCCGTTGTACGTGTAAGTAGGGGTCTTAACAAGCTGAGTCGAGACCAAGCCCATTGCAGGCCCGAGATCGGAGATCGTCGAGCTTACGAAATTGAGGTTGCGCTCGGATTCGGAACTTGAAAACCGAGTTTGGTTCGACTTGAAGCTCGATAGGCTCATTTGAGACTCGATAAGTCCGGTCGAAACTCAAACATCAAATATTAACCAATTTCCCATgtgttaaaaataaaattcctattaaaattaatttatgtagaaaaaatatttaataaaaataccagCGTTAGCAAAAACTCGAGCCTGCTCACGATCTATCTAGCCGAGTCATTGGTAGCACAAACTTGACTTGTTAAAATCTCAAGCCAAACTAGAGCTCGACCTCGATGCAAGCTTTATCTGAACCGTATAACGAGTAGTTTACGAGCAGGTTCGACTCATTAACACTCAGGTGTAAGTATCCTTAAAAACTATTTAATTGCAACCAAACATCTGGTAAATGTGTGACATTGTTAGTCCTAAAAGGTCATATTTCCATTACCTTGCTTAAGTTATTGACGAATCGGTACATGAACGTTGTAGATATATAAATTGAGAGCTAGCATTCTAGTAAatgaaatcaaataaaaatacgGATAAATAAGCAAATAATGTATCCCTGTAATCTTTATACATGAAGTTGAAAATAAAAGCACAGACTCtagaaatgaaaatgaaaatcaaataaaaataaataagcaaACAATGTATCCCTGTAATCTTTATACATGAAGTTGAAAATAAAACAGACTCtagaaatgaaaatgaaaatcaagtatgaaaatgaaaaacaaaaacagaagCAATTCCGGATTAGTTAACCTCTTCTCCATCCCAATTCTTCTTCATCTTAGGACCAGTAGGCCCTAGTTCCCCCATCAACTCAGCCGGCAAGGTCTTAGTAAAAGCAATGAATTTATCCTTAAGTATCCCTGGCAAAAGTTTAGCAACTTTATTAATCTCATGATTAGTATCATAAGTAATCTTAGGACCCCATGGCCTTGCAAAATTCAACCATGCCGGCTCAGTAACTGTGCCTAGATAATCCGCAGAGATAATCTTGTAACCATTACCAGTATCCCACACATAGTTACTCTTCTCTGTATCATTCTTTATTCCAACATAACTAGAACCTTGTAACACCTCCCCTGGTTTACGGTAAGTAGCATGACCATGCAAAGAAGCATACCCTACAACCTTATTATTACCATCACCAAATTCAAGGTCTGTAGGGTACACCCATTCACCCCCAGCATGTTGTGAAAAAAACACCTTCCTTAACAAACCATTAAAGTTACTAATCCTTAAAGTTACATGCTCCCAATCCCCTACATGTTCCCCTATTTCACCTAAAGGTATAGTTAAAAACCCAACTTTAGCTCTAGACGGTCCATTaaaagggtaaaacaaccatataGCTAAGTCAGTATACGTTCCTGCAAGCATAGGCTTAATGTGATAATATGCACAAGCTGATCCTATATCACCTTTCTTCACTCTTTCCCGTTCATTTTGATCCTTTGGAAGATCTATCCAATATTCACCATCATTGGTGCCGCCTTGTGGAAGATTCGACCCTGAGGGATCAATAGGGACTGGATTTGACTCGTCTCCTTTCTTGTACAACATTGCCCCATTTTGAAAGAACCACTCAACTGATGAAGGCAAGTATTCTTCTTTTGGGTGATTGTATATCTTTGGAGAGTAGGTGTTTATCAGTGCCTCCAATTGTTCTAAATTAGGCATGTATGTGTTGTTTTTTAGAGTATACTTTAAGCATACTAGCAGAGGAGTATCCCCTGTTGTTCCTCCACCACTTTTTGCTAAAAATGTCCCTGCGCTCACTGCTGATGCCTGCTTTCCTTTCCTGACAGGTCTGGACTCGAAAATGTTGAACTCGTCACTATCAACACCCCCTTCACGACCCCATATCCAATCATCGGGTTCACACAACGTGGTGAAATCAGACCGAACACAACGAACCTTTTCTAAGGGTGGCTTCTCAGGGGTTGAGGTAACCACAAGGCCCacggcttggtagccatctctTGGGATAGGAGCCCAAATGTAGCCAGGAGAGTCTTCCTTAACAGTTTGAGATTTACTACTCCAAACAAGAGCATAGTCTACAGGCCACCTTAAAGCAGGATTAGCAGGATTACTAGTATCTTTACCTACAAGAGCACGCCCAAATAGAGGTCTGTTATTAGGTTGGGCATAATAACCCAACAGATAAAACCCTTCTGCTAGTCCAATTGGCTCGAAGAAGGTTGCGCCTTGATCGCTTGGTCCTCCATTGTATGTTGCCCACACCTTGCTGAAATTTGTCACTTCGGCTATTTCTAGACCTCCAAAATCAATTATTCCACTTGCAAATCCACCACCTAACCAAAATACACTAACTATCAACAATCTTATCTTCTTTATTTAATTTCCacacaaaatcaaaacccaCCCGCAATATCTACAACAAAGCGCTTCATTACCAACTGTTTTTACCGACCGCCGTGAAAGTAGTCACTAAAAATTACAACTTACAAATCAACCCAGGAAATGACCTATCTTTCATCTCAAAACCTCATTAGTTTCAAACGTGCAtgtttttatacggagtacgtaGTACGTAGTACGTAGTACGTAGTATTAGGAGAAAGTGCCTAAGGTTCAAGAAATCTTAAATGGCTAATTCTTTACCCTTGTTGTGTCAACTTTGTTCTAATTCCCTAATTCTAACATATGATGCTCACAAATCTACCGTAGTGCGGAGTATACACACAGTAGTCGTTAATTTACACAATTTATTTCTCAATCTCTAAACGTACGTAAAATTGAGATATGCATAAGTCGAGATTAACCTATCAGCTATCATCTCTCTTTTAGATCGAACACCTTACAAATTATCTTCTCATTTCTtatattcaattaaaaaaaataaacaaacaaacccaTTTTTAAAAGAGCCCCTAGATAAAAGTGAATAATTTCTTGATAAGAATGAACATGTAAATTTTCTCTTAAAACAACCACACAATAAAgtacataaaaaaaattacaaaacatGCCAGGatcaattaataataaaaagaagaaGATGGTTTACCAGATGGCCAAGAAGGTAATGGAGTTGGAAAATTGAAAGATGAGTCAATTAGAAAGTTTTTCTTTGACCTTGAAACAACATGAAGCTTGGGAAGATCACCATCCCCATCAAATGAAACATCATCAATTTTTGGAGGATTGGAAATATTATAACAATTGGAATTGCCTAGGATTAGTGCAATTATCAATGTTAATTGCACCAAAATATGAGAGTTTATATCattcatttttattattaatattaattatttagggagattattttaatttaatctcTCATATTTAGCTAGGGAACAACATAGTTCCCCCATTGGGAGACTTCTAACCTACCTATAGGAAATTAGAGATGAGCTAATCAtggaaaaaacaaaaataaaaacatgatTAGCCTctctaaataataattaataaagttggaaaatggttaaGAACGTTGATTAAGAACGTTTCTAAAATTGTTAGTTAGTTTAGCTTTTCCTGAATTTGCTCATCTCCCGCGAATTCTAAATAACGGCTTTTCCTTTTTCTGTTTTGTTTGCCCACTATGATTTCTTCATAGCTATAATTGTCGGTGACCTTACACCTTAGACATTTGGGCCTCACCGACCTACATTATCCATACACCTAGTCGACCACGGGGACCGGACAAAATTGACTCGTACCGATTATCCAACTTGAGACCTGAATTCTACCCGAAATCACTTGACACGAATTACACCCGACCCGAACCATATATACCCAGCAATAATGTGTCTAATTATGGTTATTTCACTAATTAATTGTAATACTCCTACTTACAGTAAATCGAATATCATTCCATCTAGACTGACCTGATTCGATACCGAAATCAACTCGAGCTATTTTTCACCCGAACTTTATCCGGTCTAAATCGACATGACCTAAATACTATCCACAACCCAATTTCCACCCCTAGTACTAtctatatactccctctgtattttaaaaagagatatattttccttaaacgatcgtattttaaaaagagatacactttccttttttgaaaacatgttttggtcaccacttccaattatattaatatttctctcttttttgagGTCcctacacttactcacatcatctttttactacAATAAATCATTTACCCATTACCCACtttaatcttattttaataaattcaacccactctcctaaaactatgtgtcggtcaaagtgtatctctttttaaaatacggagggagtaatatagtAAAGAGAAAAAATCAATATGGTGATGACAAATATCGCTCtatgattcgcctctcttttaatataaataatatattattttaaaaatcatCTCTATTACATTTATAGAATAAATTACTATTTGACCCtccttttttataaaatattttaactaaaattttcatcccttAAAACTAatgcgtaattaataaatcttgaacgtaCTTATTTATTCATTTAACTAGCTTTCGAGCCCGTTCATAGAACGGGAAGTTGTATAGTGGTTGTTCAgatgtcttttgaagttttaatagtgagtacttgtgatttttggtaatatatgaattaaatagaggtgtaatttgaaggttggaaaaatataaaattataggttgaataaatattggatgttaagggggtggagtggaagagactaatgagtatattagactattaataatttgatgttgaataaggaaaatgaATTGGAAGAGGCATTAGAAATTATAAAATGAATTGGATATgccacatggcttctaataatctatggtgttcctttttatagactaggtatagatgtgcAATATTTTCCCTACTACTATTATAGATTTTATGTGTTTAATATGataatttgatcaaaatattcGACATGCTCAATATGTTAATATtacccaaatattgaataaatatattttctttgatTGATATGatgttttgactaaaatttatCCAAATTGTACTGtcatattttataatataatattttttccatacataaatactCTTAGTTTATATAAAAGGagggaaaataataaataaaataaataaatacgttTTATTAggaaagtatttttttttacggGAAAAATTTACACCATGAGTGAcaatgtgtcattcctggtacCAATTTTAGTATAATTAATGTAATAGATTATTATGGGATGCAATATAATGtaagaattttaattaaaaagaaGACATACGTATTATATTTTATAGAATCACATAAAAACTGTGAAAGAGTATATTAACTATGTTAAGTCTCGTGCAAACGCACGAATGTTAATAaataatttgtttatttttcctTCCTACTATTATATTCAAAAGAATTTTTTCATTAAgtgaaataaaaatagattttgtATGTAAGTGCATGGAGTACCACCCTTTAAGAAGGAAGAGGGAGAGCGCCACATGGAAGATGAACTTGATTGtaaacgtcttttaatatatagtatagatatgGAATTTTCTCTCGACTACGTatgatatattttatatgttggaTACGAAGTTTGATAATTTGACCACaatatttgatatgcttaatatgttaATATGAGTAAATATTTTTTACATAATTGATATGtctatttgactaaaatattaccaaaattgtcTAATACTGTAATATTCTTTGATCTTAATTTATGTTCCATAATAGCAGTTTAtacaaaatgagagaaaataaaataataaataagtagCTATGTTTTTTAGAAAAGTGTTTTTTGGCGGGAAATTTTTTAACCAgggaatgacatgtgtcattcctgctATCTGTGTTAGTATAATATAATTGATATTGATGAAGATATttaaaagtgacatacataattagAAAGTGAGTGTTCTCAAATCCAATCAATTCAAAGTCGCCCCATCATGAATGTGTGTATATGTTATCCTTATACCCATCCACCAACAGTAAATCTTATTTTGTTAGTCAatattagtcaatcatctaCGTTTATCTTGTCGTCAgcccaatctaaaatccaaacttGCCTCATCATCAAGTGTGATGCACCattatatataaaaatttatttttgcaCAAAATTTTAAGGTGATATTGCAATCATTTACATTAACATATAACAAAAGGCACGCACGGATattcgaaaatattatttagccatttaaaaaaaattaactgaaatatatatttatcccttaaatctaatgggtaattaataaatctcggGCATACTCATTTTATCATTTAATATGCAATTTCTGGCAACTACgtattatattttatatatgtttaatatgatgatttgaccagaatatttaatatgttaatttgaccaaaatatccaGTAAGAATATTTTCTACTATTGATATgactaaatattaccaaaatcatccaatactttaatattttaaaatccaaTAACTTTTTTCCAAACAAAAactatttatacaaaaggatagaaaatatataaaaagaaaGTACATATGAATTTTTAGGAAATGGGTTTTTTGcgggaaaattttgcaccaggaagtgacaccTGTAATTCCTGGTGTATATTTTAGTATATtgtaatagtttttttttttgttgcaaaCTATTAATAATAAGGAAACTTAATCATTTAGATTTATGATTTTAGAAATAGTTTATTATGATatattagtcaaaatttcaatcaacatGTCCTTAACATTCAATAAGATGAGAGAATAAATTGTTATCCATGGTCCATATAAATAATACGGCAATGAAATTGTTGCAAAAGTTATTTTGATATTTAAGATAAAATATTGGCtagaacccgtcataaaaaaaatatagttaggGGTCTCATTTTAGTAGTTAACATTTTGtgtataaaatattttagacaaccttgttaaatatattaaatagaGTTAACGTTTGTTATGCATATCAACATTAATTATATGACACAAAttcttaaaaagttgatagtattataataatttaattgaTAGTACAAGTTCAACTATTATAAGATTTCGTATGTCGGTTATCAAAAATTGCATGCAAAGATTTTTCATTGCATTACAAATAATAAACGATCAAAGGTAAACGTTCttatacatatatatctagTATAAGAcacaatttctaaacaaaacttgataaaattagtcattatttatgttataagagaggcaaatcagagaTCAACATTTGTCATCTCCACATCGATTTGCCTCTTTGTAGTTAATGTGtggagaatatatatatatatatatatatatatatatatatatatatatatatatatataatttattggcataagtaaataaatacttCGTAGTATTATGGattattaccataagtaattGGAAGGTTTTAGGTAAATTATATACGAAATATATTAATTATGTTATAAGAAAGGCAAATTAAAGAGTGGCATTTGGCAGCTCCACATggatttgcctctcttttagcttaatactccgtatacagATGTTTCTTAAAAGTTgactaaaatataattcaattgtttAACCTTAAATATTTGGAGAAACTTATTTTAGTAGAGAGGACCACATGTTAGTTGCACATCGATTTTCTTGTGTACTACTATGGTCTTCTATTTTTTTGGATATACCAATTTTATTTTCGATTGTCAGTAAGTAACTTCAactattaatatcttaaattatcaattagtaaaaattattagTGGCagtattatgtaagtatttagacaaatcaaacaaaatgCTACAAagtacatgactatgttcatcaaacagtattaataatcaccaaaaaaacagaaaaagtagagtgatgtgtgaatataatagctagtgtaaaaatcaaagagttgcatctaaaaaattgaggaattacGTAGTAGAGTTGTAGATAGATTAGATTACACAAAATTTGCTCATGTTTAATTagagaggcaaatcagagaGCCATATTTGTCAAAGAGCGACATTACACGTTGATTTCTTccattttagtataatatatagatagatttTGCTAGAAAAGAAATCATACTTTCCCcgttccttaaatattgcaTCATGGTTGACCTTTTACTACTCCAATaatttactttgactcttaatatctccaattacatataattaaaaaaaattaaaattgatatttagaaaatatatatcgatacgaatctaacataaCCTTACACGACTACAACTTTTCTTACTTGTAAATCACAAAAAAGGActaaagtcgtagtgtgaataatGTAAAAATCACAATGTTGTGATATTTAAGGACCGGAGGAagtgtataaattatgaacaCTGATGTACAACCATTATTCATCATCGCCTACCAAACCTTGTAGTCAATGTATAGACAACAACTAAGACGATGTTAGATACTAAGCTTTAAATTGCAATAATGAAAATTACAGAAATTAAATATGAACGATTTAATCTCTTTTCTTAGGATAATACTAGCCACCACTATATTGTTGATGAGATTAAAAGTGAAGCCAACTCCGGAATTCCATAATCATATAAACGGAATACAACAAATTTGTCCATTCTCATGAACATGTCTTTTGAGATTATATTTGAATTTTGATGAGAAATATATGAGAAAATGTATTAGGCTTAATCTTCTGCATTAGTATAAATAGGAAAACCGATTTGACAATAACGGCTATTTAACAAtatccaataaaaataataattaaataaaatattaataattaataaaaatagaagatTTATGAGTTATATCCTTAATTAATATGTGTGTCACGTGCGAAATGGTagttttgattaataatatataaccaTATTATTAACCCAATTAAAAGCATACTAAGCACAATAAATTCTCTACTTAGCCCAATAACTTAGGCACAATTCAATTCAATATATGAAGCACAAACACATATTTAAGGATATACCATACTTAGTATATCAAATTTCTTACACGTGGGAGAATACTCATCCCACATATTTCAAATGAAGACTATTTATAAGAGAGGATAATAGTATGATGCAAAATAATGAAAG encodes:
- the LOC110798356 gene encoding hypothetical protein At1g04090 isoform X1 encodes the protein MNDINSHILVQLTLIIALILGNSNCYNISNPPKIDDVSFDGDGDLPKLHVVSRSKKNFLIDSSFNFPTPLPSWPSGGGFASGIIDFGGLEIAEVTNFSKVWATYNGGPSDQGATFFEPIGLAEGFYLLGYYAQPNNRPLFGRALVGKDTSNPANPALRWPVDYALVWSSKSQTVKEDSPGYIWAPIPRDGYQAVGLVVTSTPEKPPLEKVRCVRSDFTTLCEPDDWIWGREGGVDSDEFNIFESRPVRKGKQASAVSAGTFLAKSGGGTTGDTPLLVCLKYTLKNNTYMPNLEQLEALINTYSPKIYNHPKEEYLPSSVEWFFQNGAMLYKKGDESNPVPIDPSGSNLPQGGTNDGEYWIDLPKDQNERERVKKGDIGSACAYYHIKPMLAGTYTDLAIWLFYPFNGPSRAKVGFLTIPLGEIGEHVGDWEHVTLRISNFNGLLRKVFFSQHAGGEWVYPTDLEFGDGNNKVVGYASLHGHATYRKPGEVLQGSSYVGIKNDTEKSNYVWDTGNGYKIISADYLGTVTEPAWLNFARPWGPKITYDTNHEINKVAKLLPGILKDKFIAFTKTLPAELMGELGPTGPKMKKNWDGEEVN
- the LOC110798356 gene encoding hypothetical protein At1g04090 isoform X2; the protein is MGNCITYDSDPPSTVNNDANANDDAAIVIENVKAKEVQVSAIDTTFSLPSPLPEWPAGGGFASGIIDFGGLEIAEVTNFSKVWATYNGGPSDQGATFFEPIGLAEGFYLLGYYAQPNNRPLFGRALVGKDTSNPANPALRWPVDYALVWSSKSQTVKEDSPGYIWAPIPRDGYQAVGLVVTSTPEKPPLEKVRCVRSDFTTLCEPDDWIWGREGGVDSDEFNIFESRPVRKGKQASAVSAGTFLAKSGGGTTGDTPLLVCLKYTLKNNTYMPNLEQLEALINTYSPKIYNHPKEEYLPSSVEWFFQNGAMLYKKGDESNPVPIDPSGSNLPQGGTNDGEYWIDLPKDQNERERVKKGDIGSACAYYHIKPMLAGTYTDLAIWLFYPFNGPSRAKVGFLTIPLGEIGEHVGDWEHVTLRISNFNGLLRKVFFSQHAGGEWVYPTDLEFGDGNNKVVGYASLHGHATYRKPGEVLQGSSYVGIKNDTEKSNYVWDTGNGYKIISADYLGTVTEPAWLNFARPWGPKITYDTNHEINKVAKLLPGILKDKFIAFTKTLPAELMGELGPTGPKMKKNWDGEEVN